A single candidate division WOR-3 bacterium DNA region contains:
- a CDS encoding transglycosylase SLT domain-containing protein, translating into MKQIAVKVVIGVLIALMAVFSWQIIMLRQNLQEKMETVNLMISKYEAKAQFIDDYLPIVDEYTQSEITAKRILAAVYENSVQYDIQPELILSVIMVESEFNPRAYSSVGAIGLMQIMPVTGIYVGRSLGYSIKNEDDLYNIERNIKVGVVFLKECIERLGEHRGLGYYYAGRHSQHYNRYTTKIAAAKELWTADVSSLTYNVH; encoded by the coding sequence ATGAAACAAATCGCCGTGAAAGTCGTAATCGGTGTTCTGATAGCGTTGATGGCAGTATTCTCGTGGCAGATAATTATGCTTCGCCAGAACCTTCAGGAAAAAATGGAAACCGTGAATCTAATGATCTCGAAATATGAAGCAAAGGCACAGTTCATCGATGACTATCTACCCATAGTTGATGAGTACACGCAATCCGAGATAACGGCAAAAAGGATTCTTGCTGCCGTCTATGAAAACAGCGTGCAGTACGATATCCAGCCCGAGCTGATACTCTCGGTGATAATGGTCGAGTCCGAATTCAATCCAAGGGCATACAGCAGCGTCGGAGCGATCGGATTGATGCAAATTATGCCGGTCACAGGTATCTATGTTGGTAGAAGCCTGGGATATTCGATCAAGAACGAAGATGATCTCTACAATATCGAGAGAAATATTAAGGTCGGTGTCGTATTCCTCAAGGAGTGCATAGAAAGATTAGGCGAGCACAGAGGCCTGGGCTACTACTATGCAGGACGGCATTCGCAACACTACAATAGATATACCACGAAGATCGCCGCGGCCAAGGAGCTGTGGACAGCCGATGTCTCAAGCCTGACTTATAATGTGCACTAA